One Tunturibacter gelidoferens genomic region harbors:
- a CDS encoding enolase C-terminal domain-like protein yields MNVSDPRITQVHTIDLRFPTSKYSIGSDAVNKDPDYSAAYCILEMDSGLRGHGLTFTLGRGTELCVTAIEYLSRFVVGRRLSEITENFAAFSRQLLEDSQFRWLGPEKGVIHLAAAAVINAVWDLYAKVEEKPLWLLLADMTPEQIVSTIDFRYIDDALSPDEALEILRAAKQTMPGRLKLLRTQGYQAYTTSVGWFGFSDEKICRLAQEALADGWTYFKLKVGGDPEDDLRRGRIVREAIGWQNRLMLDANQKWGVEESITRIRALQELQPWWMEEPTSPDDILGHARIRRETKPTRIATGEHCHNKVMFKQLMQAEAIDVCQIDSCRVAGVNENLAIILMAKKFGVPVCPHAGGVGLCEYVQHLSAFDFLYVSETMEDRVIEFVDHLHEHFVTPVDVRSGRYYLPEVPGYSIEIKPESLQTYAFPHGIYWSSEEGWPLGKVMAARQAVRR; encoded by the coding sequence ATGAACGTCAGCGATCCTCGTATTACTCAGGTCCACACAATTGATCTTCGCTTTCCTACTTCGAAGTACAGCATCGGCTCTGACGCGGTCAATAAAGATCCAGACTACTCCGCTGCTTATTGCATTCTGGAGATGGACAGCGGTCTTCGTGGACATGGTCTCACGTTCACGCTTGGCCGAGGAACGGAACTGTGCGTTACAGCGATCGAATATCTTTCGCGCTTTGTCGTTGGACGTCGTTTGAGCGAGATTACGGAGAACTTCGCGGCGTTTTCCCGTCAACTGCTCGAAGATAGCCAGTTCCGTTGGCTTGGACCAGAGAAGGGTGTTATTCATCTGGCTGCTGCTGCCGTGATCAATGCGGTGTGGGATCTTTACGCCAAGGTGGAAGAGAAACCGCTTTGGTTATTGCTCGCAGATATGACGCCAGAGCAGATCGTATCTACCATTGACTTCCGTTATATCGATGATGCTCTTTCGCCAGATGAGGCACTCGAGATTCTTCGCGCGGCGAAGCAGACGATGCCTGGTCGTTTGAAGCTGCTCCGCACGCAAGGCTATCAGGCCTATACGACCTCTGTGGGCTGGTTCGGGTTTAGTGATGAGAAGATTTGTCGACTTGCGCAAGAAGCACTGGCTGACGGATGGACCTACTTCAAACTGAAAGTCGGAGGAGATCCCGAAGACGATCTTCGCCGTGGCCGCATAGTACGAGAGGCGATCGGTTGGCAAAACCGCTTGATGCTCGATGCCAATCAGAAGTGGGGAGTAGAAGAGTCCATCACACGCATTCGCGCTTTGCAGGAGCTCCAACCGTGGTGGATGGAGGAACCAACTAGCCCTGACGACATTCTTGGGCACGCACGGATTCGCCGCGAGACAAAGCCCACACGTATTGCGACTGGCGAGCATTGCCACAACAAGGTAATGTTCAAACAGTTGATGCAGGCAGAAGCGATTGACGTATGTCAGATCGACAGCTGTCGCGTGGCGGGCGTGAATGAAAACCTGGCAATCATTCTGATGGCCAAGAAGTTCGGCGTTCCGGTCTGTCCACATGCCGGAGGCGTTGGGCTTTGCGAGTATGTGCAGCATCTCTCGGCGTTTGATTTTCTGTACGTTTCAGAAACGATGGAGGACCGGGTCATTGAGTTTGTCGACCATCTGCACGAACACTTCGTGACCCCGGTCGATGTAAGGAGTGGACGATATTATTTGCCGGAGGTGCCAGGCTACAGCATTGAGATCAAGCCGGAGTCGCTCCAGACGTATGCGTTTCCTCATGGAATCTATTGGTCATCGGAGGAGGGCTGGCCACTCGGCAAAGTGATGGCGGCACGTCAGGCTGTTCGGCGGTAG
- a CDS encoding IclR family transcriptional regulator has translation MASRKTVKTASKPAKNTYATPALEKGLDVIELLAHHPGALSKSDISRHLNRTVSEIFRMLVCLEKRGYIAQTDGDRYALTLKLFSLVQEHPPTERLITEALPVIHRVTQQMDQSCHIGIIEGAQVTILAQVNAPTPVGFYVKLGSTVDLMEAASGYVILAHLGDEELERTLTEWKSTTGKKVPEDLKKHLSRIRRQGHETQPSYLVRGVVNISCPIFDERASAIGALTVPYIQYNESKIGLAEGSKILKQACLEITHAIGGRLPVN, from the coding sequence ATGGCATCCAGAAAAACCGTGAAGACCGCTTCTAAACCGGCCAAGAATACTTATGCTACGCCAGCTCTGGAAAAGGGGCTGGATGTCATTGAACTGCTCGCTCACCATCCGGGTGCCCTGAGCAAAAGCGACATCTCACGCCATCTTAATCGCACAGTGTCTGAGATATTCCGCATGCTGGTGTGTCTGGAAAAGCGAGGATACATTGCACAGACCGACGGCGATCGCTACGCGCTGACGTTGAAGCTTTTCTCGCTGGTACAGGAGCATCCGCCGACGGAGAGGCTAATCACCGAAGCTCTGCCAGTGATCCATCGTGTCACGCAACAAATGGATCAATCGTGCCACATAGGCATCATTGAAGGTGCTCAGGTTACGATTCTTGCGCAGGTGAATGCGCCGACGCCGGTGGGGTTTTACGTCAAACTCGGCTCGACGGTGGACCTGATGGAAGCAGCGTCTGGTTACGTAATTCTTGCCCACCTTGGAGACGAAGAGCTTGAGCGCACTCTGACCGAATGGAAGAGCACCACGGGTAAAAAGGTTCCCGAAGATCTAAAGAAACACCTGTCCCGCATTCGGCGGCAGGGGCATGAGACACAACCGAGCTATTTGGTCCGTGGTGTTGTCAACATCAGCTGTCCAATCTTTGATGAGCGTGCCTCGGCCATCGGAGCTCTGACGGTTCCTTACATTCAATACAACGAGTCCAAGATAGGTCTTGCCGAAGGAAGTAAGATCCTGAAGCAGGCCTGCCTGGAGATTACTCATGCTATCGGCGGGAGACTGCCCGTGAATTGA
- a CDS encoding sodium:solute symporter family transporter, giving the protein MLSYVAANCGAFEVIALSAVAAQYGVVAFHFYLIGAIPALLFSALRFLPLYRTLSIRSVPQFLEIRYGPQMRLLNACVVACSLLLLGGVSLFAVAQFLEVAVGWSFITGGVATAIVVLVYILLGGLRATIYNEMLQLTVVLLGLLPIGFLSIRYLLVTTRTDQVSLGHLWVGMPTASVSSPFDVLGLTVGLGFVLGFGYWCTDFVLMQRAFTARTELAAQQVPLWSGLAKLFFALLIVCPGLVAARLFTQLGTTARYEQAIPLLMQRAYGPVMLSVGYTALAASLLSGVAANVAAFASVWTEDIYRTQLCPGRREEHYLIVGRCAVVFAATLAVLDSSITFYFSNMMEHVQLIFTIFGTPFWAIFLVGILSPRITTRGAFAGFLAGMCASILHLTLSISGYLRYGSMMSASFHSAIYAFFVTCLVAVGVSIFGRSDYESGTGPTRWSQLKSTHRMYRSTWVLAMILIALLLSLNWLLR; this is encoded by the coding sequence GTGCTCTCTTATGTCGCCGCTAACTGTGGAGCATTCGAGGTTATAGCGCTAAGCGCGGTAGCAGCCCAGTATGGGGTAGTGGCGTTTCACTTCTATCTGATTGGTGCTATCCCGGCACTCCTGTTTTCGGCACTTCGATTTCTGCCACTCTACCGTACCCTTTCGATCCGGAGCGTGCCGCAGTTCCTGGAAATTCGCTACGGACCCCAAATGCGTCTCCTGAATGCTTGCGTGGTCGCCTGTTCCCTCCTGCTGCTGGGCGGGGTGTCGCTTTTCGCTGTAGCCCAGTTTCTCGAGGTGGCAGTCGGATGGAGCTTCATCACTGGAGGCGTCGCCACTGCGATTGTCGTGCTGGTTTATATCCTTTTAGGCGGACTTCGCGCGACTATCTACAACGAAATGCTACAGCTCACCGTGGTGCTTCTCGGACTCCTGCCTATCGGCTTTCTAAGTATTCGGTACCTGCTGGTTACAACCAGAACGGACCAAGTCTCGCTGGGCCACCTGTGGGTGGGTATGCCGACCGCGTCTGTGTCCAGTCCATTTGATGTTCTTGGGCTAACCGTGGGCTTAGGATTCGTACTCGGGTTCGGATACTGGTGTACCGATTTCGTGCTGATGCAACGCGCCTTCACTGCCCGCACGGAGTTAGCAGCGCAACAGGTGCCTCTGTGGAGCGGATTGGCGAAGCTCTTCTTTGCCCTGCTCATCGTTTGCCCGGGATTGGTCGCAGCACGCCTCTTCACTCAATTGGGCACCACCGCACGATACGAGCAGGCTATCCCGTTGCTAATGCAAAGGGCATACGGCCCAGTCATGCTGAGCGTCGGATATACCGCACTCGCCGCCAGCCTTCTGTCAGGGGTCGCTGCCAACGTCGCGGCATTCGCTTCAGTATGGACAGAGGACATCTATCGTACGCAGCTATGTCCCGGCCGTCGCGAAGAGCACTACCTGATCGTTGGCCGTTGTGCGGTTGTTTTTGCCGCCACTCTCGCAGTTCTCGATTCCTCCATCACGTTCTACTTCAGCAACATGATGGAGCATGTGCAGCTGATCTTTACTATCTTCGGCACACCGTTCTGGGCGATCTTTCTGGTCGGGATACTCTCTCCGCGCATCACAACGCGGGGCGCTTTTGCTGGCTTCCTTGCTGGAATGTGCGCCTCGATCTTGCACCTGACACTCTCTATCTCAGGCTATCTGCGCTATGGATCGATGATGAGCGCCAGCTTTCATTCGGCCATATACGCCTTCTTTGTAACCTGCCTTGTGGCCGTGGGCGTCAGCATATTCGGGCGGTCAGATTACGAATCCGGAACAGGGCCAACGCGGTGGTCACAGTTGAAATCAACTCACCGGATGTATAGGTCGACGTGGGTACTCGCGATGATACTCATTGCTCTCTTGCTTAGCCTTAACTGGCTGCTCCGATAA